The following DNA comes from Alienimonas californiensis.
TTCGGCTCCGTCCTCTCCCGCATCAACACGACCCGCAGCCGCCGCAAGGGCCTGCAAAGCCTCTCCCCGGGCGAGTTGGAGCGGGTCTCCCAGCGCGTTGCGGAGCTCTCGCCGATCCTGGGCGGAGACTCCACGAAGGCCCGGCTCGACTGGCAGGTCCACGACCTGACGGTGAAGCTCGCCGAAGCGGTGAAGAGCGGTCAGGACGCGAAGGTGCGGGACGTCGCCGGCCGGGCGGAACGCCTCGCCGACGGGCTGGCCGCGCACGTCGCCAACCCGAACGACTTTCGCTCCCCTTGGCCGAGCCTCGTGGGCGGGGACAACGCCGCCACGATGGCCCGCCAGTTGGAGGGCGCCACCTACTTCCTGAACGACGCCGGCACGCTGGGGCTGATCCGCGTGGCCCCCGCCCGCACGGCGGAGGGTCCGGCGAGCCCCGAGGAGGTCCTCGACCGGCTGCGGACTGTGGCGAAGGCCGTCGAACACGATCGCGGCACGATCACCGTCTCCGTGACCGGCGTGCCGGCGCTGGAAATCGACGAGGTCCGCCGCGGCCGGGCGGACATGCTGCGGGCCGGCGCCGTCGCCTTCGGGGCCGTCGGTCTGCTGTTGCTGATCGGCTTCCGGGGCGTGAAGCACCCGGTGCTGGCCCTGTTCGTGCTGGCGGTCGGCCTGGCCTGGAGCTTCGGGTTCACCACCTTCGCGGTCGGGCACCTGAACATCCTCAGCGTCTCCTTCGCGGTCATCCTGATCGGGTTGGGGATCGACTTCGGCATCCATTACCTCGCCCGCTACCTCCAGCACCGGGCCGAGGGGCTGAGCCTCGAAGACGCCCTCTGCGAGACCAGCGCCGGCGTGGGCGTGGGCATTACCACGGCGGCGGTGACGACGGCCTTGGCCTTCTTCTGCGCCACCTTCACCCGTTTCCTGGGCGTCGCAGAGTTGGGCATCATCGCCGGCGGCGGAGTGCTGCTGTGCGCCCTGGCGACGTTCCTGTGTCTGCCGGCGCTCATTGCCCTGGCAGACGAGCACGTCCCGGCGAAGCGGCTGCCCAAGCCGATGGGCTTCGGTTGGCTGCGGACCGGCACCAGCCGGTTCCCGGCGATCGTGACCGTGCTGGGCTTCGCGGCGGTGATCGGCATCGGCCTGCAGGCCGTGCAGGTCGACCAACACGGCGCCGGCAGCAAGCTGCACTTCGATCACAACCTCCTCGCCCTGCGTCCCGGCGACGCGGAGAGCGCCGACGGCCGCGCCCGGCTGCGGGAAGCCGGCGGCCCGAGCCTGCTGTACGCCGTCGCCATGGCCGACAGCGCCGAGGAAGCCCGTGAGTTGGCGGTGAAGTTCGAGGCCCTGCCGACCGTCGCCCGGGTCGAGGACCTCGCCCGGCGCCTGCCCGGCGGCGATCGCTCCGAGACCACCCGCGGCATTTCCCAGGTGCGGGGTCAACTCGCCTCGCTGCCGCGGAACGCCGGCGTCGGCGAACTGCCGGCGCCCCGGCCGTCGGACTTCGGCCGTCGCACGGACATGCTGCGTAAGGTCGCCCTGGACAGCGGCCGGGCGGACCTCAAGCCGCTCGCCGCCAAGTTGGACCGCTTCGCCGATTCCTTCGAGAAGCTCAGCGAGGGCGAATCGACCGGGCACAAGCAGGTCGTGGCGCTGGACCGCTACCAGACCCGGGCCGCCGGCGAACTGGTCCGGGAGTTCCGCGAACTGTCCATCGCCTCCAGCGACTCGACGCCGCTGGGCCTGGGGGACATCCCCACGGTGCTGCGGAAGCGGTACATCTCCGAGGACGGCAAGTGGCTGCTCCAGATCTTCCCGAAGCAGGACGTCTGGGAGTTCGCCCCGCTGGGCCGGTTCGTCTCTGACTTGCGGACCGTCGACCCCGAGGTCACCGGCACCCCGGTGCAGAACTTCGAGGCCGGCCGGCAGATCATGCACAGCTACCGCAGCGCGGCACTGTACGCCCTGGCGATCGTTAGCCTCGTGCTACTGAGCGACTTCCTGGCTCAGGAGAACAAGCTCCTCGTGTTGTTCCCGCCGCTGTTGGTGGTGGGCTTCACCGCGATGACGCTGCTGACCCGCGGCATCGAACTGGATCCGGTGCTCTGCGCCGGCGGGTACGTGGCGATGGTGCTGGTGGTCGGGGCGATTCTCGACTTCACCAACATGCGGGACGCGATGCTGGCCCTGATGCCGCCGCTGGCCGGCGGGGTGATGACCTTCGGCGTGCTGAGCCTGTGCGGGATCCCGTTGAACCCGACCAACCTGATCGTCCTCCCGCTGGTGCTGGGCATCGGCGTGGACGACGGCGTCCACGTGGTGCACGACTTCCGCAACCGCTTCGCCACGAACAGCCTCGGCAAACGGAACGCCTACCAGCCCAGCGCCAGCACGGCGGGGGCGATCGTGCTGACGAGCCTCACCAGCATGGTCGGCTTCGGCAGCCTGTGCATCGCCGGTCACGCGGGACTGTTCAGCGTCGGCGTGACGCTGGTGACGGGGATCGGCTGCTGCCTGTTCGTCAGCCTGTTCCTGCTCCCCGGCACCCTGGCCCTGCTGAGCCGCGACCCGAAGGAGGCCAAGGCCGCCGTCGCCGGCAAGGTGGGCCAGAAGGACGACGACGAGGAGGAGGACGAACGCCCCCGCCAACGCCGCCGCGCCGCGTGAGTGACGTCGCCGGACCGAGCGTTCGTCCGGCATGGCTCCCCGCTTGCGGTTTCGCAGCGTCCGCCTGTTGAGCGGCCCCGCGAAACCGCAAGCGGCGCTCCCCCCCGTCGCCACTACCCCGGCGGGGCGTCGGACGACTTCGGCAGCGCCGCTTCGATAATCATGATCTTCTGCCAGATCTTGCGGGACAAGCCGCTGCACAGGTTCTCCACCTCGTTCACGGCACTGAGGGCCGTCGCGTCGTCGAACCGCTGGACGTACAGCGCCGCCACCTTGCCGATCAGGCTCAACATCTCGCTGCAATAATCCAGATACCGGCACAGATCGAACGCCGACAGCCGGCGGTCCTGGCCGTTGGGCTCCATCAGGATCAGTTCAGGGTGGAGGATCCGCTCCGGGTCCTTATTGAGCTGGTGCATGTCGATAATGTGAGCCATCGCCCGTAACTCGTGGATCGCCGCGAGGACCCGGTGGCGCTTGATGCGGTTCTCCAGCGTGGTGAGGAACAGCAGGGCGGCGCCGATCAGCACGACGTCGTTGATGCCCGCCTCAAGGACTTGAATAAAGTCGATGATGCCTAACGACTCCGTCGTCGGCTTGGCGAGCAGCGCCACCGTCGCCAGCAGACTGAGCGCCACCCCGATCACCAGCGTCCACACGACCGCCCGCAGCCAGAGGATCGGCCGGCCGAAGGAGGTCGACCGCTCCCCGGCGATCAGGGAGATGCTGTGCAGCTTCCGGCAGACCCGCCGCAGCCCGGCGTTCGGGAAGCGGTCGGCGATGCGGGCCTCGATCCGGACGATCGTCTTGACGATCTGATCCGGGTCCAGCAAATCGAAATGATCGCTCTGCACATCGTCCGTCGGCGGCGGCAGGAACTCCGGCACGCCGTCCAGCCGAGGCGAGCGGGGGACGTCAGCCCTCTGAGCGGCGGGCGCTGCGACCGGGTGGGATGGGGGCGGGGCGGCGGACACGCCGTCGATCATCGCGTTCATGGCTTGCAGGGGACAACGCGGCCGGGCGCCGCGCGGCTCACGCCCCCGGCTCGCCGGAGCGAATCCACCCGCCGCCGAGCACCCGATCCGGCTCCGAGCCGTCATACAGCACGCAAGCCTGCCCAGGGGCCACGCCCTCCTGCGGCTCGTCGAACCGCACCCGGAACTCGTCCCCGTCCGTCTGCACCTCGCAGGCCGCGGCCCGGTGCTGGTAGCGAATCTGGGCGAAGCACCGCAGCGGGCCTGTCGGCCGATCGACCAGCCAGTTCGCCCCGCCGGCGGTCAGGTCGTCGCAACGCAGATCCTCCCGGGAACCGAGCACGACGCGGCGGCGGTCCGGCTCGATCCGCAGCACGAACCTCGGTTCCCCGAACGCGATACCGAGGCCCTTCCGCTGGCCGACGGTGAAGCGTTCGTAGCCCGGGTGCTCCCCGATCACGGCGCCGGCCGGGTCCACGAACTCGCCGGCGGTCTCCTGGTGGCCGCGGTGCCGGTTCACGAAGCCGGCGTAGTCGTTGTCCGGCACGAAGCAGATCTCCTGCGAGTCCGGCTTGTCCGCGACCCGCAGCCCGGCCTCGGCGGCGAGCGCCCGGATCTCCGGCTTCGTCAGCCCGCCGCAGGGGAAGCGGGTTTCGGCCAGCGCGGTTGGCGAGACGCCGAACAGCACGTAGCTCTGGTCCTTCTTCCGGTCGACGCCCCGCAGTAGCGCCGGCCGGCCGTCGGCGGCGGTCTCCACCCGGGCGTAGTGCCCGCTGGCGACGGCCTCGGCGCCGACGCTGCGGGCGAACTCGTGCAGCCGGCCGAACTTCAGCCAGTTGTTGC
Coding sequences within:
- a CDS encoding MMPL family transporter, which codes for MSASGTDRRPDRGSAHAGGPVLPDALRTITAAVAAAPKVVLLLVLMVTGASVGLTLCYLGFHSERGDLIDPRAPTRAHWDAYTARFDDGNDFVVAIEGENPGGVRAAIDDLADRLNREPKFFGSVLSRINTTRSRRKGLQSLSPGELERVSQRVAELSPILGGDSTKARLDWQVHDLTVKLAEAVKSGQDAKVRDVAGRAERLADGLAAHVANPNDFRSPWPSLVGGDNAATMARQLEGATYFLNDAGTLGLIRVAPARTAEGPASPEEVLDRLRTVAKAVEHDRGTITVSVTGVPALEIDEVRRGRADMLRAGAVAFGAVGLLLLIGFRGVKHPVLALFVLAVGLAWSFGFTTFAVGHLNILSVSFAVILIGLGIDFGIHYLARYLQHRAEGLSLEDALCETSAGVGVGITTAAVTTALAFFCATFTRFLGVAELGIIAGGGVLLCALATFLCLPALIALADEHVPAKRLPKPMGFGWLRTGTSRFPAIVTVLGFAAVIGIGLQAVQVDQHGAGSKLHFDHNLLALRPGDAESADGRARLREAGGPSLLYAVAMADSAEEARELAVKFEALPTVARVEDLARRLPGGDRSETTRGISQVRGQLASLPRNAGVGELPAPRPSDFGRRTDMLRKVALDSGRADLKPLAAKLDRFADSFEKLSEGESTGHKQVVALDRYQTRAAGELVREFRELSIASSDSTPLGLGDIPTVLRKRYISEDGKWLLQIFPKQDVWEFAPLGRFVSDLRTVDPEVTGTPVQNFEAGRQIMHSYRSAALYALAIVSLVLLSDFLAQENKLLVLFPPLLVVGFTAMTLLTRGIELDPVLCAGGYVAMVLVVGAILDFTNMRDAMLALMPPLAGGVMTFGVLSLCGIPLNPTNLIVLPLVLGIGVDDGVHVVHDFRNRFATNSLGKRNAYQPSASTAGAIVLTSLTSMVGFGSLCIAGHAGLFSVGVTLVTGIGCCLFVSLFLLPGTLALLSRDPKEAKAAVAGKVGQKDDDEEEDERPRQRRRAA
- the mnmA gene encoding tRNA 2-thiouridine(34) synthase MnmA — translated: MPRIVLAMSGGVDSSAAAVLLKREGWEVVGLFMRSGAEAEVCATDSPLTVLPSAKAHKQGCCSASDAADARRVADRLDIPFHALNFAGEFGRIKDYFADEYLAGRTPNPCVQCNNWLKFGRLHEFARSVGAEAVASGHYARVETAADGRPALLRGVDRKKDQSYVLFGVSPTALAETRFPCGGLTKPEIRALAAEAGLRVADKPDSQEICFVPDNDYAGFVNRHRGHQETAGEFVDPAGAVIGEHPGYERFTVGQRKGLGIAFGEPRFVLRIEPDRRRVVLGSREDLRCDDLTAGGANWLVDRPTGPLRCFAQIRYQHRAAACEVQTDGDEFRVRFDEPQEGVAPGQACVLYDGSEPDRVLGGGWIRSGEPGA